Within the Pseudomonas sp. SL4(2022) genome, the region AATAGTTCATTATGTCGGCGACTCAAAATTACGGCACTGGCCGTCGCAAGACTGCAACCGCTCGCGTTTTCCTGCGTGCTGGTACTGGCAAAATCTCCATCAACAATCGTGCTCTCGATACCTTCTTCGGTCGCGAAACTGCCCGCATGGTAGTTCGTCAACCGCTGGAGCTGGTTGAGATGGTCGAGAAATTCGACGTTTACGTTACTGTTGTTGGTGGCGGTGTAAGTGGTCAAGCTGGCGCAATCCGCCACGGTATCACTCGCGCTCTGATGGACTACGACGAGGCTCTGCGTCCGGCTCTGCGTAAAGCAGGCTTCGTGACTCGCGATGCCCGTGAAGTTGAGCGTAAGAAGGTTGGTCTGCGTAAAGCGCGTAAGCGTCCGCAGTACTCCAAGCGTTAATTCGCTACCTGCGTTCAAAAAAAACGCCCAGCACCATTCGGAGCTGGGCGTTTTTTTATGGGTGTCGAAAGCTTGTGCGGCATCATGCCGCATCCGCGGATGCCCTGATTTGTAAGGGGTTGAGTCTGTTGTCCGTGGGTAATTACCTTGTCAGTAAAGGGGCTTTTCTTTACCATTTGGCAAATTTTTTGCGCGACTCGATTTTTACCTAGTATAGGCCTGACCAACAGGCCATAAAGCTGATGGGAGACGACTGAATGAGCAATGACGGCGTGAATGCAGGCCGGCGTCGCTTTCTGGTAGCGGCCACCTCTGTGGTGGGCGCTGCAGGAGCGGTGGGTGCCGCGGTCCCGTTCGTGGGGTCCTGGTTCCCAAGCGCCAAGGCTAAAGCTGCCGGAGCACCCGTTAAGGTGAACGTCAGCAAAATTGAGCCGGGCCAGCAGATGGTTGCTGAGTGGCGGGGGCAGCCGGTTTTTATCGTGCGCCGTACCGAGGAAATTCTCAGTAATCTGGTGAAAATCGAGGGTCAGCTGGCTGACTTCGATTCCAAGGCATCGGAACAACCGAGCTATGTCGACCCGAAAACCCGCTCAATCAAACCAGAGGTTTTGCTGCTGGTAGGCCTGTGTACTCACCTGGGTTGTGCGCCATCCTTCCGTCCGGAAGTGGCCCCGGCGGATCTCGGTGCAGACTGGGTTGGTGGCTATTTCTGCCCATGCCACGGTTCGCGCTACGACCTCGCAGGGCGTGTCTACAAGGCTCAGCCGGCACCCTTGAATCTGCCTGTACCGCCGCACACGTATGAGTCGGATGATGTAATCATCATCGGTGTGGATCAGGAGAAAGCATGATGAATAAATTCATGGAATGGGTCGATGCGCGCTTTCCCGCGACCAAGATGTGGGAAGACCATCTCTCCAAGTATTACGCGCCAAAGAACTTCAACTTCTTCTACTTCTTCGGCTCCCTGGCATTGTTGGTTCTGGTTAACCAGATCGTTACCGGTGTCTGGCTGACCATGAGCTATAACCCGTCGGCTGAAGAGGCGTTTGCTTCGGTCGAGTACATCATGCGTGATGTGGAGTACGGCTGGATTCTGCGCTACATGCATTCCACCGGTGCTTCGGCGTTCTTCGTGGTGGTCTACCTGCATATGTTCCGCGGTCTGCTTTACGGCTCTTATCAGAAGCCGCGTGAGTTGGTGTGGATCTTCGGCATGCTGATCTACCTGATGCTCATGGCTGAGGCCTTCATGGGCTACCTGTTGCCGTGGGGCCAGATGTCCTACTGGGGTGC harbors:
- the rpsI gene encoding 30S ribosomal protein S9, producing MSATQNYGTGRRKTATARVFLRAGTGKISINNRALDTFFGRETARMVVRQPLELVEMVEKFDVYVTVVGGGVSGQAGAIRHGITRALMDYDEALRPALRKAGFVTRDAREVERKKVGLRKARKRPQYSKR
- the petA gene encoding ubiquinol-cytochrome c reductase iron-sulfur subunit, which encodes MSNDGVNAGRRRFLVAATSVVGAAGAVGAAVPFVGSWFPSAKAKAAGAPVKVNVSKIEPGQQMVAEWRGQPVFIVRRTEEILSNLVKIEGQLADFDSKASEQPSYVDPKTRSIKPEVLLLVGLCTHLGCAPSFRPEVAPADLGADWVGGYFCPCHGSRYDLAGRVYKAQPAPLNLPVPPHTYESDDVIIIGVDQEKA